The proteins below come from a single Streptococcus porcinus genomic window:
- a CDS encoding ABC transporter ATP-binding protein has translation MSLEARDLGFYHDNEPWLFKDIDLIVEPGQILGIFGQSGCGKTSLSRVLAGFLQSKAGYILVDGQPLPQKGFRPVQLIQQHPEKTLNPLWTMKKSLEEAYKPQRPLLEAFGIQEQWLNRRPSELSGGELQRFSIVRSLHPDTKYLIADEMTTMLDSITQASVWKNLLDIVKERNMGLIIISHDFAMLEKLCDQCYLIEEDRFIYDMANQDVAQR, from the coding sequence ATGAGCTTAGAAGCTAGAGACCTTGGCTTTTATCATGACAATGAGCCGTGGCTTTTTAAGGACATCGATTTGATAGTAGAGCCTGGTCAAATATTAGGGATTTTTGGCCAAAGTGGTTGTGGTAAAACAAGTTTATCAAGGGTGTTAGCAGGTTTTTTGCAATCTAAAGCAGGTTATATTTTAGTTGATGGCCAACCTTTACCGCAAAAAGGATTTAGGCCAGTTCAACTTATTCAACAACATCCAGAAAAAACGCTAAATCCATTATGGACAATGAAAAAGAGTTTAGAGGAAGCATATAAGCCTCAACGACCCTTACTAGAGGCTTTTGGAATCCAAGAGCAATGGCTTAATCGTCGACCTAGTGAACTTTCAGGAGGAGAACTTCAGCGTTTTTCTATTGTGCGTTCCCTACATCCCGATACAAAATACCTGATTGCCGATGAAATGACTACTATGCTAGATAGTATTACACAAGCTAGCGTATGGAAAAACTTGCTAGACATTGTTAAAGAGCGAAACATGGGGCTCATCATTATTAGTCATGATTTTGCCATGCTAGAAAAGCTTTGTGATCAGTGCTATTTGATTGAAGAAGATCGGTTTATATACGATATGGCCAATCAAGACGTAGCGCAAAGATAA
- a CDS encoding response regulator transcription factor encodes MTFKICIVEDDLDLANLIKEHLLKYNFEVVTCKDFKDIEKFIEENCPSLILLDINIPYYDGFYWCNEIRKSTLSPIIFMSARIEDYDQIRAIVSGGDDYLTKPFSFDLLVAKINSQLRRAYGEYSNNEKVFQCGDCHFNKLRFTLTSKGKQIELSKNESILIGILFENFPNIVNRELILSEIWDNDLFVEENTLNVTVSRVRKKLKDLDSKLRVVTVRGTGYKVAYEE; translated from the coding sequence ATGACATTTAAGATTTGTATCGTTGAAGATGACCTAGATTTAGCCAATTTAATAAAAGAACATTTACTAAAATATAACTTTGAAGTTGTAACCTGTAAAGACTTTAAAGATATCGAAAAATTTATCGAGGAAAATTGTCCGTCACTCATCCTATTAGATATCAATATACCTTATTATGATGGATTTTACTGGTGTAATGAGATTAGAAAAAGTACGTTATCACCGATTATCTTTATGTCAGCAAGGATAGAAGATTATGATCAGATCAGAGCCATAGTGAGTGGCGGTGATGATTATTTAACGAAACCCTTCTCTTTCGATTTATTAGTGGCCAAGATAAATTCACAATTAAGACGAGCTTATGGAGAATATTCAAATAACGAGAAAGTATTTCAGTGTGGAGATTGTCATTTTAATAAATTAAGATTTACACTGACTAGTAAAGGGAAACAAATAGAACTTTCAAAGAATGAATCTATTTTAATAGGAATACTATTTGAGAATTTTCCTAACATCGTTAACCGTGAGTTGATTTTATCAGAAATTTGGGATAATGATCTTTTTGTAGAAGAAAATACTTTAAATGTTACTGTCAGTAGAGTGAGAAAGAAGTTAAAAGATTTGGACTCAAAGCTAAGAGTTGTAACTGTCAGAGGTACAGGGTATAAGGTGGCGTATGAAGAATAA
- a CDS encoding sensor histidine kinase, with amino-acid sequence MKNKEALTLYIWDNITLFITVISTQLFFFGVLFYIKGIQFKETLYFSCLVFITLIVYLTIRYYKMGRLYHKLLLRGQILNDYFIEEPRSRVEEQYNSMIESLIAQQNKTQLNYNRDKKLQKMLVYRFIHQMKTPVSVLNLICENHRSNQDFEKISRNLMSIQYNLNQMLDAYKIEEFKNDFVTEKVLLNDICKESINNLKDYFINFGVYPKLSIKEGTYVYSDSKWIKLVLNQLLTNAIKYSHRGQTVLIEVTRVDGNIQLSIKDRGIGIKSAELKKIFDLFYVGENGRNNADSSGIGLYIVKKVINYLGHDLQVESKLNEGSSFTIKF; translated from the coding sequence ATGAAGAATAAAGAAGCTTTAACATTATATATTTGGGATAATATAACCTTATTTATCACAGTTATTTCAACACAATTATTTTTCTTTGGAGTTCTTTTTTATATCAAGGGAATCCAGTTTAAAGAAACCTTATATTTTTCGTGCTTGGTGTTTATAACTCTAATTGTGTATTTAACCATCAGGTATTATAAAATGGGACGACTATATCATAAGTTATTGCTTAGAGGTCAAATCCTTAACGATTATTTTATAGAAGAACCAAGAAGTCGGGTTGAAGAGCAATATAATTCTATGATAGAGAGTCTTATAGCCCAACAGAATAAGACACAATTAAACTATAATAGGGATAAAAAGTTACAAAAAATGCTGGTATATAGATTTATCCATCAGATGAAAACTCCTGTCTCCGTTTTAAATCTGATTTGTGAAAATCATAGAAGTAATCAAGATTTTGAAAAAATTAGTAGAAATCTGATGTCGATTCAGTATAACTTGAATCAGATGCTAGATGCTTATAAGATAGAAGAATTTAAAAATGATTTTGTTACGGAAAAGGTTCTACTAAATGACATTTGTAAAGAAAGCATTAATAACTTAAAAGATTATTTTATTAATTTTGGTGTCTACCCTAAATTATCTATCAAGGAAGGAACATATGTCTATTCAGATTCTAAATGGATAAAATTAGTTCTCAATCAATTACTAACAAATGCAATTAAATATAGTCATAGAGGGCAAACGGTTTTAATAGAAGTTACAAGGGTAGATGGAAATATTCAACTATCTATAAAAGATAGGGGAATAGGGATTAAAAGTGCAGAACTTAAGAAGATATTTGACCTTTTCTACGTAGGAGAAAATGGAAGAAACAATGCGGATTCAAGTGGTATCGGGCTCTATATAGTAAAAAAAGTTATCAACTATCTAGGACATGATTTGCAGGTTGAGTCAAAACTTAATGAAGGGTCATCTTTCACAATTAAATTCTAG
- a CDS encoding ABC transporter ATP-binding protein: MLLKVSHLEKTYKGKVPFKALDDITMEVEKGEFVSIMGPSGSGKSTFLNVISTIDKPTAGRVFISGINPHEMKDDELSKFRRQQLGFVFQQFNLINTLTVKENIILPLTLDNVAVDEMNVSLAKVTGLLGIDQLLDKRIYEISGGQAQRVAIARAVINNPSVLLADEPTGNLDSKAAKDVMKLFKKLNDTLKVTIIMVTHDPNIASYSDKTYIIKDGNIYQEIINKDNKEEYRKRILNTMTLLGGEDVDFI; this comes from the coding sequence ATGCTATTAAAAGTTTCACATTTAGAAAAAACATATAAAGGAAAGGTTCCATTTAAAGCACTTGATGATATCACTATGGAAGTGGAAAAAGGAGAATTTGTATCCATTATGGGGCCAAGCGGTAGTGGGAAAAGCACATTTTTAAATGTTATTTCGACTATTGATAAGCCTACAGCAGGAAGAGTATTCATCTCTGGCATAAACCCTCATGAAATGAAGGATGATGAATTATCAAAATTTAGAAGGCAGCAGCTCGGATTTGTTTTTCAACAGTTTAATTTAATAAACACACTAACGGTTAAAGAAAATATTATTTTACCACTTACGCTTGATAATGTTGCTGTTGATGAAATGAACGTCAGCTTAGCTAAGGTAACAGGATTACTGGGGATAGATCAATTATTAGATAAAAGAATATACGAAATCTCTGGAGGACAAGCGCAAAGAGTAGCAATAGCAAGAGCAGTTATTAACAATCCCTCTGTGTTGCTAGCTGATGAGCCGACTGGCAATTTAGATTCAAAGGCGGCAAAAGATGTGATGAAGTTATTTAAAAAATTAAATGATACTCTGAAGGTCACAATTATAATGGTAACACACGATCCTAATATAGCCTCATATTCTGATAAAACATATATCATAAAAGATGGGAATATTTACCAAGAAATCATAAATAAAGATAATAAAGAAGAGTATCGAAAAAGAATATTAAATACGATGACTTTGCTTGGAGGTGAGGACGTTGACTTTATTTGA